A single Altererythrobacter sp. BO-6 DNA region contains:
- the puhB gene encoding photosynthetic complex putative assembly protein PuhB: MMEYESEPIRGLPGNLPEGERILWQGAPDWRVFVRSALYGRWIAGYFALLALWSIANGGFGGALASVIAGFVTYGLLALFAKLVAKTTVYTITNRRVVLRIGVALNKCINLPLKLVGSADLRVLGGDHGDIALCPTTPHGLGYLMLWPHARPFKFGLPQPMLRAVPDAAGVAQILADACSALVRTEAGERTPARATMKEATA; this comes from the coding sequence ATGATGGAATACGAATCGGAGCCGATCCGCGGGCTGCCGGGCAATCTGCCCGAAGGCGAGCGGATCCTGTGGCAGGGCGCGCCTGACTGGCGCGTGTTTGTCCGCAGCGCGCTCTATGGGCGATGGATCGCAGGCTACTTCGCGCTGTTAGCCTTGTGGTCCATCGCCAATGGCGGTTTCGGCGGGGCGCTGGCAAGCGTGATCGCGGGTTTCGTGACCTATGGCCTTCTGGCGCTGTTCGCGAAGCTGGTGGCAAAGACGACGGTCTATACCATCACCAACCGCCGCGTGGTGCTGCGCATCGGCGTGGCGCTGAACAAATGCATCAACCTGCCCTTGAAGCTGGTCGGCAGTGCCGACTTGCGCGTGTTGGGCGGCGATCATGGGGACATCGCGCTGTGCCCCACGACGCCGCATGGCCTGGGTTATCTGATGCTGTGGCCGCATGCCCGCCCGTTCAAGTTCGGATTGCCGCAACCGATGCTTCGGGCGGTGCCCGATGCCGCGGGGGTGGCGCAAATCCTGGCCGATGCCTGCTCCGCCCTTGTACGGACCGAAGCTGGCGAACGCACACCGGCA